In Triticum aestivum cultivar Chinese Spring chromosome 5B, IWGSC CS RefSeq v2.1, whole genome shotgun sequence, the following proteins share a genomic window:
- the LOC123113227 gene encoding DNA repair protein recA homolog 1, chloroplastic produces the protein MATAAAAAAARFTPAILPRPRRRVPAPCASASSASGRGSRRLRCEFVASVGNGALSGEDDPRLIDRQKALDAAMTDINNSFGKGSVTRLGSAGGAFVETFPSGCLTLDFALGGGLPKGRVVEVYGPESSGKTTLALHAIAEIQKLGGNAMLVDAEHAFDPAYSKALGVDIENLIVCQPDNGEMALEIADRMCRSGAIDLICIDSVSALTPRAEIEGEIGMQQMGLQARLMSQALRKMSGNASKAGCTLMFLNQIRYKIGVFYGNPEVTSGGIALKFFASVRLEIRHIGKIKSAKGDEDIGVKVRVRVQKSKVSRPYKQAEFEIMFGEGVSKLGCILDCAELMEVVAKKGSWYSYKDIRLGQGREKALQYLRENPTVCDEIEKVVRAMIPEGTRHMAMLAFGQSSSQPEEEEVYDD, from the exons atggccacagccgccgccgccgccgccgcacgttTCACCCCGGCCATCCTGCCCCGTCCCCGCAGGAGAGTCCCCGCGCCGTGCGCCTCAGCGAGCAGCGCCTCCGGACGCGGCAGCCGCCGGCTGCGCTGTGAGTTCGTTGCCAGCGTCGGGAACGGCGCGCTCTCCGGCGAGGACGACCCTCGACTGATAGACCGC CAAAAAGCTCTTGATGCAGCAATGACAGACATAAACAATTCTTTTGGAAAAGGAAGTGTTACAAGATTAGGCAGTGCTGGTGGTGCTTTTGT TGAGACTTTCCCGAGTGGTTGCTTAACACTAGATTTTGCTTTGGGCGGTGGCCTTCCAAAAGGAAGAGTGGTAGAG GTGTATGGTCCTGAAAgcagtggaaagaccactctagcTCTGCATGCCATTGCTGAAATACAG AAGCTAGGAGGAAATGCCATGCTTGTTGATGCAGAGCATGCTTTTGATCCAGCTTATTCAAAAGCACTTGGTGTAGATATTGAAAATCTGATTGTCTGCCAGCCTGACAATGGAGAGATGGCACTAGAAA TTGCGGACCGCATGTGCAGATCTggagcaatagatctcatctgtaTTGATTCAGTATCAGCTCTCACTCCACGTGCGGAAATTGAA GGTGAGATAGGGATGCAGCAGATGGGTTTACAAGCTCGTCTGATGAGTCAAGCATTGAGAAAGATGTCAGGCAATGCGTCAAAGGCTGGTTGTACTCTAATGTTCTTGAATCAAATAAGATACAAG ATTGGGGTATTCTATGGGAACCCTGAAGTCACTAGTGGAGGGATAGCTTTGAAGTTCTTCGCATCAGTTCGCCTAGAGATACGACACATTGGGAAGATAAAATCT GCCAAGGGAGATGAAGATATTGGTGTCAAGGTCCGTGTCAGAGTGCAGAAGAGTAAA GTATCCAGGCCCTACAAGCAAGCTGAATTCGAGATCATGTTTGGGGAGGGCGTTAGTAAACTG GGTTGCATTCTTGATTGTGCTGAGCTGATGGAAGTTGTTGCAAAGAAGGGTTCATGGTATAGTTACAAAGATATAAG ACTGGGTCAAGGTAGAGAAAAGGCACTGCAGTATCTCCGAGAGAACccaaccgtctgcgatgagatagAAAAG GTAGTCCGAGCCATGATACCAGAAGGAACCAGGCATATGGCCATGCTAGCTTTCGGGCAGTCGTCGTCacaacccgaggaggaagaagtaTATGATGACTGA
- the LOC123116928 gene encoding uncharacterized protein: MNPKELFELFLGKERGEAIQDLEISQRAKGPLTQAEDATLRKFSTAADVAYAAASTLFTLPICFTINQAHKLVALPPPHRLLMLGYSAGGACVIGKLAYYQCLYGCAIDILKNGEERMKMELANIILTKHSNEKKLVKAVKKHFIAEHLFSDHHQDGPLFSWRQRHSYVDNSFVEREKETEANNSTGARSISGQTIVDTIEKDPLACIGSPDINKLSVDKSTILTRQQLQAHRS, translated from the exons ATGAATCCGAAGGAGCtcttcgagctcttcctcggaAAG GAGCGTGGGGAGGCGATTCAGGATCTGGAGATCTCCCAGCGGGCCAAG GGTCCGCTCACACAGGCGGAGGACGCCACGCTGCGGAAATTCAGCACCGCCGCGGACGTGGCCTACGCCGCGGCCTCTACGCTCTTCACTCTTCCTATCTGTTTTACCATAAATCAAG CACATAAATTGGTTGCTCTTCCACCTCCGCATAGATTACTGATGTTGGGATACTCTGCTG GTGGTGCTTGCGTGATCGGGAAGTTGGCATATTATCAGTGCCTTTATGGATGTGCTATAGATATTTTGAAAAATGGTGAAGAACGCATGAAGATGGAGCTAGCTAACAT AATACTTACTAAGCATAGCAATGAAAAAAAACTTGTTAAAGCTGTTAAAAAGCACTTCATAGCTGAGCATCTGTTCAGTGATCACCATCAAGATGGTCCACTTTTCAGCTGGCGCCAACGCCATTCATATGTGGACAACAGTTTTGTGGAAAGGGAGAAGGAGACTGAAGCAAATAACTCTACCGGGGCCAGATCAATTTCTGGACAGACAATTGTAGACACT ATTGAAAAGGATCCATTGGCTTGTATTGGCTCTCCAGACATCAACAAGCTGTCGGTGGACAAAAGCACCATTCTGACGAGACAACAGCTGCAAGCCCACAGAAGTTAA